The genomic DNA AGAGGAGCAGACAACACACAATACAAAGAGGGCTTGCTTGTGCTCCGTCGGCAGAAGCAGAGCAGAACAGAGCGAACGAGCAAGCCCTCACGCACAGCCGGCTTTCTAGCAACCTGCTCAGCTCAGGCGGTCGTCTCGGCGGTTGCCTGAGCCGTTTCAGGCGTCTCCTCCTGTGGTCCACTGCGCGGCGTAATGCGCAGCGTCACGAACGAGGCCAGGGCCAGGAGCGCAATGGTCAGCACTACCACTACGGCATAGGAGCCGAAGAAGCCCGCCTTGGCTCCCAGACCGGTGATAATGCCAGCCAGGCAGAAATCGGTATCCCCAAAGGTCGTATTTGCCAGGCCGAATGATCCCATGAAGGCCAGCAGCAAGGCCGGCAGGAGCGTAATCAGCAGGCCATTGATGAAGGCACCGATGGCGGCTCCCAGCCAGCCGCCGGTAGAATTGCCGTAGACGCCGGAGGTGCCGCCGTCGAAGAAGTGGGGTACCATGCCGGGAATAATCAGGGCCAGGCCCAGCGGTCCCATCAAGAACAGTCCTACGATACCACCCAGCAAGCTCATGATGAAGCCGATCAAGACCGCATTCGGCGCAAAGGGGAAAGTCGTCGGGCAATCCAGGGCGGGCAAAGCGTTGGGTACCACTTTCTCCGCAATCCCGCGGAAAGCCGGCACAATCTCCGCCAGGATCATGCGTACACCGACCAGGATAATGGCCACGCCCGCCCCAAAGGTCAGAGCCTGGGTCAAGGCATACATGATATAGTTGCCGCCGCCCGCAGCCTGCGCCAGCGCTGCTGGTCCAGCAATAATGGCCAGGACCAGATAAATAATCACCATCGTCAGCGTGGTCATCACCAGCGAGTCGCGAAGGAAAGAGAGTCCCTCTGGCACTGCCAGATCCTCCGCGCTGGCTCGCGGTGCCCCCAGGCGGCGCACCAGCTTGCCCACCAGTCCCGAGGTAATATAGCCGAATGTATTGAAGTGACCCAGGGCGAAGCCGGCATCGCGCGTCACCTTGCGCGTAAAGGGATGGACCAGGGCCGGCATCACCGTACCAATCGTTCCCAGCATCAACGCGCCCAGTATGACCTGATGGACGCCCGTGATGCCCGCACTACCCAGAACCACGGCCAGCACCGTGGCCATATAGAAGAGATGATGACCGGTCAGAAAGACAAACTTCACCGGGGTCAGGCGTGCTAAAATCAGGTTGACCAGAAAACCGAACGCCATAATGAGAGCTGTTGGCGCGCCAAAGGCTTTTTGGGCCAGGCTGACAATCGCCTCGTTGGTTGGTACTACGCCCTGCAGGTGAAAACCAGCCTGCACCATCGTTCCCAGCGGCGCCAGGGCGCCGATCAAAATAGTGGCTCCGCCTGTCAGAATCAAAAAGCCCACGATGGTCTTGAGCGTTCCTGCAATCAATTCGCTGACGGGGCGCCGTAGCACCAGTAAACCCAGAAGGGCAATCAATCCCACCAGCAGCGGTGGCTTGCTCAAAATCTCCGAGACAATGAACTGAACGATCGCAAGCACAATGTTCATCGTTCACCATCCTTCTTCTGGCTGGCTAGCTAACGAGAGAGCCTGGAGGTCTCTCTCCAGGCCACAACATTGCTTGTTCGCTGAAGACACCTGCTCGCGCTGAGTTGAGCCTCAGCATCAGCTGCCTTTCACCAAGGGCAGCAGCTTCTCTTTCATCTCCTTTCGATCGACGTAGTTCTTGATGACGACGATAGGGATGCCTCTATCGGCTAACAGGCGCGCAAATTCGGCAGAAGTGACAATAATATCAGCCTGCTCCGAGCGCGCAGTCCCGATATCGCTCACGACGACCTGGGCCTTGAGACCGGCAGCCTTGAGAACGTCCTCGATGGTCATGCGCAGAACCAGGCTGCTGCCAAATCCCATGCCACAGACAGCTAAGATCTTCACAGTGCATTCCCCCTGAGCCTCTTCTGCGTCCTCGCTCACTGAGCGGGCAACGCAGCCGCAATGATGTGCATCACTTCCTCGGCGGAGGTGCTGGCCTGAATCGCTGAGAGCGCCTGCTCATTCGCCAAGAGTTGGGTCAGCATGGTGAGTGCCTCCAGGTGCTTCTGACGGTCAACCGCGCCAAAGGCAATGGCGATCTTCACCGGGTCATTGTCCTCGTTGCCAAAGGACACGGGAGGCTCCAGCGTCAGCAGACTCATGCAGGGACGTTTCACGCCATCGCTCGGGCGCGCATGTAAGAGCGCCACGCCTGGCACAATCACCATATAAGGGCCGTAGGTCTGTAGGGCCTGCTGCATGGCCTCGATGTAGCGCTCCTCGATGGCGCCGCTGGCCAGCAACAATTGGCCAGCCTCGCGGATGACCTGCCCCGGATCGCTGGCTGCAACATGCAGGCGAATCGTGGCCGGCGTCAGCAAATCTTTGAGCTGAAACGGCGCTTCTGATGAAGCCACAGCGGATCTCTCTCCAGAATCGAGAAGTGGGCAAGGCGGCGCGCTACGCTGATCAGTCGCGGCTCTCGCTCGCCTCGCACGCCCGCCCTTGTTCTGCTCGTCTCGCACTGCTCCTCCGAACTGCCCGGCGCCCGGCTCCTGCTGTGCGCGCCAGCAGCCGCTCATCACTCTGCCAGCCAGGGCTGGCGCGCCAGGTACCAGGTGGGCGCCTCGTCAGGGCTGGGACCTGGCTGGGCCAGCGAAGCTGCCGCGGCTATGCCAAAGGCTGCAGCCGGCTGGACGGAAGAGCCTGCTTGCTACTAGGATAAACTTTGCCGTCGTGTGAAAGTCAAGCGGTTGCCTGGTTCTTTCCTCTTCAGATCGCCACTACTAGCTCTGCCCTTACCTTGACTTTCACGTCGCGGCAAGGTTTATCCTAGAGGGAGGAGAAGCGCCTGTTCTCTCTATGATGCCAGGCCAGAGCGCCTCCTCAGAGACGAGGAAGGAGGGGAGCAAGCTGGTGCTCAAGATCAGCGATTTTGCCAGGCTCGGGCAGGTCTCTATGCGGACCCTGCGCTACTACGACGAGATCGGATTGCTCAAGCCGGTGCAGGTTGATACTCTCACGGGATACCGCTACTATGCCGTCGAACAGCTCACGCGCCTTCACCGCATCCTCGATCTCAAGGAGATGGGCTTCGAACTCGCTCAGATTGTCCAATTGCTGGACGAGCAGGTGACCCCTGAGCAGCTCCGTGCCGTGCTCCAGCAGCGGCTCGCCGAAGTTCAGCAGCAGATTCTCATCGAACAGGAGCGACAGGCACGCATCGAGGCCCGTCTCAAGCAGCTGATGCTCGATGATCAGCAGAGTAGCTACGAGGTTGTCCTGAAACGCCTCAAGCCGCAGCTCGTGGCCGCCAGTCGCACAACAGCCCCCAGCGTCGCGCTCCAACTACGCTTTGCCAGGCAGATGTTGCAATTTTTAAGGGACAGCGGAGTCAGGCCAGGCGAGCACATCCTGTTATTGACGCTGGATGCCAACGGTGGAGAAGGCGAGGGAAGCATTGTGGAGGTGGCTATTCCGGTCGAAGGGTCCTCGCTTGGCAATATCGTCGAACGTAGCGGCGGCCACATCACCATTCGAGAACTGCCCGCAGTGACCGCCGCCACCTTGCTCTACCGGGGAGGCCCCTACGGTCTGAGCGAGGTATATCAGTCGCTGGCCACCTGGATTGAGGCCCACGGCTACGCCGTTGCCGGTCCCTACCGCCATCTGCTCCTGCAAGACCAGGACGAGGACGAACCGGAAGGCTGCCTGACCGAGGTCCAGCTCCCGGTCGAACGCAAAGAGGGGGGAACCAGTCGGCTCTTCTTCCATAGTGGTAGGCGCCCGGCAGGAGCAGAGAGCCTGGCCCTGTCGGCTCGCGCCACCTCGCGAAGGTGAGGAAAGGAGAGGCCCAGCGCAGGTGAGGGAAAAGAGCAGGACCATTCTCCCCCCTCGCTCTGGGCACAGACCAGGGGCAAGGGCATAAACGTGGGGACCATACTGACTCTGTGCTTGATGGGGCTTCAGAGGCTGTGCCTCTGGGCAGCCTTGAGAGAGGAAGGGCTGCGTGATCGGTGTTGTCCTTGTTTCACATGGCTCGTTAGCCGCCGGATTGAAGGACGCGGTCGAGATGATCGCTGGCCCCCAGGAGCGCTTTGTGGCCATTGGCATGCCCGCTGGTGGCTCGCTTGAGCAGCTCAAGCGGGAGGTCGAAACCGCGGCTCGCGAGGTGATGAGCGATGGCGGGGTGCTCATCCTTATCGACATCCTGGGAGGCAATCCTGCCAGCGCCTCCCTGCAATTGGCGCTGCAAGGAACTCAAGTCATCTGCGGCGTCAATCTGCCGATGCTGCTTGAGATTCTTGTGCAGCGAGAATATATGAGCTTGCGCGATCTCACGCCTATCGCCATTCAGGCCGCGAAAGAAGGCGTGATCAATCTTACCCAGCGTCTGGCTGATCGCGGCTAGCGGCCTCGTATGGTCCGGATCAGCCCGGCTGAGCAGGAAAGGGGATAGGTTTGGCTGCATCAACAGAAGTGGTTGTTGCCTACCGTGACGGCCTGCATGCCCGTCCGGCCACGCTGCTGGCCAAAACAGCGGCGGCCTTCTCGTCGACGATCACCATCGAAAACCTGACGCAAGGCAGCAAGCCGGTGAACGCCAAAAGTCCGCTGACAGTCTTATCAATCGGTATCCAGCGCCATGACCGGCTGCGCATCGCTGCCGATGGAGAAGACGAAGACGAGGCCATAGAGGCCATCGCCCGGCTCATCGCCAGCAATTTCGGCGAAACTGAGGAGGCTGAGCAGCAGGAGCAAGTGAGCAATGAGTGAGAAGCGAATCCGTGGCATAGCGGCCTCCCCAGGGATTGCCATCGGTCCGGTCTACCGCTATGAGCCGTCCCTCATCAAAGTCGAGGCGGAAGCGGGCCAGGATGCGGCGACGGAGCTGGCGCGTCTCGAAGCGGCCCTGGCTGCGGCTCGCCAGGAAATTCGGCTCCTGGCCGAGGAAGCCGGCAGGGCTGTTGGTCCCAAGGAGGCGGCCATCTTCTCCGCGCACGAGCTGTTTCTCCAAGATCCTGAGTTGCTGCAGCAGGTGCAGGGGCGCATCCGCCAGCGGCAGAGTGCGGCCTCTGCCTGGCAGGCGGGATTTCAACACTATATTCAGCAACTGCAAGCGGTCCAGAACGAGTATTTACAGGCCCGTGTCCTCGACCTGGAGGATGTGGCGCAGCGGGTCCTCCGTCACCTGACAGGGCAGGCTGAAGAGAGCTGGCAACTAAGCGAGCAGGCGGTCATTGTTGCATACGAGCTGACCCCTTCGGCGATCGTGCGCTGTCCGCGGGAACAGGTGCTGGCTTTCTGCACGGCCCAGGGAGGGCCGACCTCTCATGTGGCCATTCTGGCCCGGGCCTTGGGAGTGCCGGCGGTGGTTGGCCTAGGAGAAGGGCTAGACGTTGTACGCCCCGGGCAGGTTGTGATCGTCGACGGAGAGCAGGGCCTTGTCATTGCCGAGCCGGAGGCTGAGACCCTGGCTCGCTATCGTCAGCAGGCCCAGTGGCTCCAGAGCCAGGCCAGGCACGCGGCGGAAGCCAGGCAGCAGCTGGCCTGTACCAGAGATGGTCGATGCTACCCAGTGCGGGCCAACATCCAGGCTCCGGAGGAGGTGGCCGCAGTGCGAACCTTTGGAGCCGAAGGAATAGGTCTCCTGCGCACCGAATTTCTCTTCCTTGATCGCCGCCAGGCGCCCAGCGAAGAGGAGCAGCGAGAGGTCTATCGCGCGATCATCGAAGCGGTCCAGCCGGCACCTGTCGTCTTCCGTACCTTTGACATTGGAGGGGACAAGCCGGTCCCCTATCTCTCCCTGCCGCGCGAGTCCAACCCATTTCTGGGCGTGCGGGGGGTACGCCTGGGTTTGAAACAGCCGTCGCTCTTGCGTACCCAGCTGCGGGCCTTGCTCCGCGCGGGTGCAGGGCGGGAGCTGCGCATCCTTTTCCCAATGGTGAGCAGCTACGAGGAAGTCGAGGCCCTGCGTCGCCTCGTGCAGGAAGTAGAGCAAGAGCTAGGTCAGCAAGGGCAGGAGCGGGCCGAGCGCGTCGAGCTTGGCATCATGATTGAAGTGCCAGCTGCCGCCCTGCTCGCCGACGTCCTGGCCGATGCCGTTGACTTCTTCAGCCTGGGCACCAACGACCTCACCCAGTATGTCCTGGCTGCCGATCGCACCAACGAGGGCACAGCCTCCCTGGCCGACCCTTTTCATCCCGCACTCCTGCGTCTGCTCCAGCTGACTATCGAGGCGGCTCACCGTCACCAGCGTCGCGTGGAGATCTGCGGAGAACTGGCCAGCGAGCCGCTGGCCCTGCCTCTCTTGCTGGGTCTGGGCATCGATGAGCTGAGCATGGTCCCCCAGGCAGTTCCGCGCTGCAAACAGGTGATCCGTCGCTGGACCCTGCAGGAAGCTCAGCAGGTGGCCCAGCAGGCCCTCCGCCTGCCCACAGCGGCAGAGGTACGCTCGTACCTGCACACCTGCTCTCCTGATGAATATTCTTCTTTTTAAGAGTAAATATGAAAGAAAAGAGAAAGCGGTAGAAAGTGCTGGTAGAATATTAGCATCTGCACTGGACCGGTTGGCGCTGCCGCTTCTCCTGCTCATGATGGACCTGGCCGCGAGCCGGGCCTGGCGCGGGGGCAGCGGTAGCTGCAGCGGCATCAATCGGCCTACTCCATATCAGGGCCAGGGGGTGCAAAGCGATAGCCTACCCCTGGTTCGGTGAGAAAGTAGCGTGGGTGGGCTGGGTCAGGCTCCAGTTTCTGGCGCAGGCGATTGAGATAGACGCGCAGATACTCCACCTCACCGCCGTACTCCGGTCCCCAGACCCGCTGAAGCAGCCAGCGATGTGTCAGCACTTTGCCGGCCTGGGTCACCAGCTGCTCCAGCAGAGCGAACTCCGTCGGCGAGAGGCGGACCTCCTCGCCGCCACGGCGGACGATGCGCCGGGCCAGATCGATCTCGATCTCCCCGAAGCGTCGCATTCCCAGCGCCGGCTGTATCGCAGTCTCGCTCTCCCACTGGGCACGCCGCAGGACGGCTCGTACCCGTGCAAGCAGCTCCTCAACCCCGAAGGGCTTCGTCAGATAGTCATCGGCCCCCAGATCCAGGGCGGCCACCTTGTCCCGTTCGGCGTCGAGGGCCGTCAGCACAATAATGGGAACCGTTGACTGCTCGCGCACACGCTGGCAGACCTCTAGCCCGTCCAGCCGGGGCATCATCAGATCAAGAATCAGCAGGTGCGGTCGCTCGCGCTCAAAAAGCGCCAGTGCCTCCAGACCGGTACTGGCTTCCAACACTTCGAAGCCGCGCACACGTAGATTGCGGCTCACAAAGTCGCGCAGTGCCAGCTCATCCTCAGCAAGCAAGATGCGCCTGGCCTTCCCTATTCCTGTGGCCATCGCTGGAATCTCCCTCTTCTTCGTCGACTGCCTCGTGCAGCGTCCTCAGTGCCGACTGCGAGGCGCATGGCAACGAAAAGCACATCACTGTGCCCGCCGGACCGCTCTGTGCCCAGATGCGTCCTCCGTGCGCCTCCACGAAGGCTTTGCAAATTGCCAGGCCCAGCCCCGTCCCGCCAGCGTGCTGGCGGCGTCCGCGCGGGGACCGATAGAAGCGCTCGAAAATATGTGGCAGCTCCTCGGGGGCAATACCCGGTCCATCATCAAGCACAGCAAAGGTCAGAGTCCCCTCCTCGTCCGTAGAGGGCCAGGCCCTGACCCGTACATGGTGCGCTCCATAGAGCAAGGCATTGCTGATCAAATTGTGCAGAACTACGTCGATTCTCCCGCGATCCACCAGTACCGGTGGCAGCCCTGGCGGGATCTCCACCGCCAGCGTCGCCGCTCCCGGCTTGATGCGCTCTCCGACTGCCCGCACCAGCGCGCGCGGATCGACGGGGATGCGTCTGAGTTGCAGCAGGCCAGCCTCCTGCCGCGAGAGGTCAAGCAGGTTGCGCACCAGCTGCGTCAGGCGATCGGCCTCCTGCATGATGGTCTGCAGAAACTGCTGCTGCTCCTCTGGAGGCCAGACCACATCTTGCTGCAGCAACGTTGAAGCGTAGCCCTTGATGGCTGCCAGCGGCGTGCGCACCTCGTGGCCGACCGCGGCCAGCAGCGTCGTCTTAAACTCATCCAGCTCTCGCTCGCGGGTGACGTCGCGTACCAGTAAGCCGCGCCCAATGGTCTCCCCGCCCTCGCTTTGCACGGCGAAGAGGCGCATCTGCAGGGCCCGGGCCTGTGTTCCCTCGCTGTTCTCGATCAGAAACGTGGCCGGCTCTGTCCGACTCAAAGCGCGCGCGCAGGCGGCGGCCTCGGCTCCGGTCGCCTGCAGGGCCTCATAAAAGGTGGCAATGGCGTGCCCCTCCAGGGCTGTCCGTGGCAGGCCGGCAATGGCACAGGCCGCCTGATTGGCGTAGAGAATCTGGCCATCGGTGCCTAATAGGAGCAGCCCATCCTGCATACTCTCCATAATGGCCGCCAGCCGCTGTTTCTCCTCTGTTGCCCGCCGGTAGAGGCCTTCATTCTCCCTGGCGACCTCGCGCAGCCGTTCGTCGCTGCGCTCGTAGAGGACGGCGTGCTCCCAGGCGAGCGTCGCGTAGTTAGCGAAGGTTGACAGTAACTGAACCTCATGCTCCTCGAAGAGGCGTGGCTCCCGTCGGTGAACCACCAGGACGACGCTGCCAACGTGATGGCTGATGATGGGTAAGGCGAGCACCGCGCGGAAGCCGTCGTCGTAGGCAAAAGAGGGCTGGCTGCCATCGAGCAGCTTCTGCACCGGCTGGCCGCTATTAAGAGCCAGCACCGCCGCTGAACTGACCCGCTCAGGCGCAAGGGAGAGCTGGCGATCGTAGCGCTCGCTATGGCCACTGCTTTGCAGTACCCGCAGTACCCCTTGCGTGTCGGGCAGCAGCACGGCCACCGCCTGGACATCAACCAGGCGCTGTACCTCGTACATGATTTCTTCGATGACGGCTCGAGGATCAAGGGAGCGAACCACGGCGCTCGAGGTCTCTAGCAAGGTACGCAGCTCGCTCAGCTTGCGCAGGCCGTCGCGCTCCAGGCGGATCAACGAGCGCGCCAGCTCGCCAATCTCATCGTGTTGGCGGGCAAGCTGGCGCGTGGTTGCAGGGATGGCTGCGGTACTCGCCGGTAGCGCCTGATGCTGACTGGCCAGCATCTGCAGGGGACGGATAACGCGCAAGTGGAGGAGCAACCAGAAGAGCAGGCCGCCCAGGCTGAAGAGCAAGGCCACGAGCAAGAGCCAGAGATGGAACTGATCGACGACAGCCAGCGCCTCACTCGCCGGGCGCTCGACTACCACCGCCCAGCCGATTTTCGGCACTGGCACAGAACTAAACAGCCAGTCCTGGCCATTCGGTCCTGGTCCTGTACGTGAGAGGCTCTGACCCTGAAGCGCCTGGGCCGCTCCGGGCAACTCGCCAAGGGCCGTCTCCAGCAGACGCCTGCGCTCGGAGGCAGCCACCACGACCCCATTGCTGTCGATCACTGTGATCATCAAATGCTTGCTTTGTCGCTGCTGGGCCTGAACCACGTTGGCTAGCGGCAGGCTCAGCTCTGCCAGGGAGAAGTTGGCGGCGACCAGTCCATGCAGGCGGCCCTGAGTGCGTACGGCCTGAGCCACAATGACCCCTGGGGTTGCGAGCCTGCTGGAGGACAGGCCGACGATGCCCACCTCAAAGGCCGGCTGGTCGCTCTTCAGCGCCTGCTCAACGACCGTGGGGGGCGAGAATTCGGCCCCAGTGATGATATGGTCAGTATGGTCAGCCGGCCAGGCTACCAGCACCGCGCCGAAGGGGTCAAGCCAGTAGACATGATCGACGTCGCTCCGGGCGTCATGCCAGGCCTGGAAGAGCTGTTCCAGCCTGGCTGGGGCCTCGCTCTGGGAGGCCAGCACCAGCCGACCCAGGCTCTGTAACGCCTGTTCGGCTCCCAGCAGCTGCAGACTCGTCTCCCGGGCGATTTCCTCGGCCAGGGCCTGATCTGAAGCCTGAACATCGCTGCGCAGCCGCTGTTCAACGAGCATATTGATTCTGGCCCCACCAAGCAGGACAACCACGACGAAGAGAAGATAGACCGTGAGCAGACGAGTCAGTAGGGAGCGACGAAGCGCAGGCCGCATAAGCCTTTCTCCACAGTGAACCTGGCTGGCTTCTCTCTGTCACAGGGCACCCCGGTCCCGCTCTCCAGCGGCGCCTCTCTCTGGGGTTGAGCATCCCGGTGTTACGGCTGCCCGCCGACCAGGACCAAAGACCGGGACCCGGGCGCCTCTGCTCTGCCCGGAAGGGAGCAAGGGCGCTCCCGTCCGGCTCTGGAGGACGCTGCCCTGCTCGGTCTGCCTGTGCTCTCGAAGCAAGGGCAGCGTCAACAACACCCCATTATACTATGTCGATCCTCTTGATTCGTCTAGCGCTCGGGCAGCTCTCTTCCCTAACTGGCCTTGCTGGCGAACTCATTGGTGTAGGTCGTGCTCAGATCGATCTGCTTCCCCTGCACTGAGCTATTTGACTGTTGCTCGGTACTCAGAACAAACTCCGGGCCACCGGTGGGCATCAGGCCATCGGGACTGAAAATCGCCAGCTGGTTCTGCAGCGCCGTCACATACAGCTGCTTATTGCCGGCGTAGTAGTCGGCTGGCATCATGTCGGCGATCTGCTCCGCCGTATGGCTATGAATCCACCTCAGTGTTTTCACGTAGGCGTTGACAAGCTTCTGCACCACATCCTTGTGGGCATTCACATAGTCATTGCGCATGAAGACGCAGATGAAGGGGTAAGGACCACCGAGGGCGGCTTGCGTGGTCTGGGGCGTGCGCAGATCGACGAGGACCTTACCGAGGCCGCTCGCCAGGATGCGTGAGATAGTCGGCTCTGTCGTCATGCCGGCGTCGATCTTGCCCTGCTGCAAGGCGGCAATAAAGGTGTCCCCAGCCCCCACAGGGACGAAGTGGACCTGATTGGAAGCGATGCCTACCTTGTGAAGAAGGACAGTGGTCAGGGTTTGCGTTCCCGAACCCAGCTCGGTAACCCCGAGATTCTTCCCCTTGAGGTCGTTCACAGAGCGGATCTGGCCGGCCTCGCGCGTGGCCACAATCTCGGCCTCGCCTGGGGCGATGTCGAGCTGCACCACACACTCCATCTGTTTTCCTGCCGCTTGCAACTCAATAGTATGGTTATAGGAACCGGAACCGGCATCAACCTGACCGGCTAACACCTCGTCCTCAGCGGACTGGCCAGAGGCTTCATCAATGAGCGTGACTGCTAGACCCTCCTGAGCGAAGTAGCCGAGCCGTTGGGTCAACATGTTAGGTAAATAAATCTGTTTGCTTAAGCCACCAACCATGATCTTGAGCTGGATCTTGCCATTGCTCACCGTTGGCCCGCTCGCGCTGCCTCCACAGGCACTGACCAGCATGGCCAGCACGAGCAGGAGCACGGTAATGGGCTGTCGCAGCCACTGTCGCTTGACACTCATGGTCTTTCTCTTCCTTTCCCTTCGTGCGTTCCGTTCGTTGTGCTGTTCAGGCGGCACGGCACCCAGACGCTGCTCCCCTCGTGGTGCTGCCGCCCCTTGCTTGACCGTTTCGGCTGTTGGAGCGTGGGCGCATCCCCTTGGCTCTGGGTTGGTCTCAGAGTGTAGCCTCGCTCAGGGCAGTCGGGCGCCAGCGCAGCAGGCGCCGCTCCAGTGCTGTGATAATGACCTCGGAGAGCAGAGCGACCACTGCGAGAATCAGCATGGCCGCGAAGACCCCATTGGCGTTGAAGGTGGCGCCGGCATTCTGGATCATCAGGCCGATGCCCTCGATTGAGCCGACGAACTCGCCAACCACAGCCCCGACCAGCGCGAAGCTAAAGCTGGTGTGCAGACTGGCGATAATCCAGGTGAGTGCTGAAG from Thermogemmatispora onikobensis includes the following:
- a CDS encoding PTS ascorbate transporter subunit IIC, with amino-acid sequence MNIVLAIVQFIVSEILSKPPLLVGLIALLGLLVLRRPVSELIAGTLKTIVGFLILTGGATILIGALAPLGTMVQAGFHLQGVVPTNEAIVSLAQKAFGAPTALIMAFGFLVNLILARLTPVKFVFLTGHHLFYMATVLAVVLGSAGITGVHQVILGALMLGTIGTVMPALVHPFTRKVTRDAGFALGHFNTFGYITSGLVGKLVRRLGAPRASAEDLAVPEGLSFLRDSLVMTTLTMVIIYLVLAIIAGPAALAQAAGGGNYIMYALTQALTFGAGVAIILVGVRMILAEIVPAFRGIAEKVVPNALPALDCPTTFPFAPNAVLIGFIMSLLGGIVGLFLMGPLGLALIIPGMVPHFFDGGTSGVYGNSTGGWLGAAIGAFINGLLITLLPALLLAFMGSFGLANTTFGDTDFCLAGIITGLGAKAGFFGSYAVVVVLTIALLALASFVTLRITPRSGPQEETPETAQATAETTA
- the ptsP gene encoding phosphoenolpyruvate--protein phosphotransferase, whose translation is MSEKRIRGIAASPGIAIGPVYRYEPSLIKVEAEAGQDAATELARLEAALAAARQEIRLLAEEAGRAVGPKEAAIFSAHELFLQDPELLQQVQGRIRQRQSAASAWQAGFQHYIQQLQAVQNEYLQARVLDLEDVAQRVLRHLTGQAEESWQLSEQAVIVAYELTPSAIVRCPREQVLAFCTAQGGPTSHVAILARALGVPAVVGLGEGLDVVRPGQVVIVDGEQGLVIAEPEAETLARYRQQAQWLQSQARHAAEARQQLACTRDGRCYPVRANIQAPEEVAAVRTFGAEGIGLLRTEFLFLDRRQAPSEEEQREVYRAIIEAVQPAPVVFRTFDIGGDKPVPYLSLPRESNPFLGVRGVRLGLKQPSLLRTQLRALLRAGAGRELRILFPMVSSYEEVEALRRLVQEVEQELGQQGQERAERVELGIMIEVPAAALLADVLADAVDFFSLGTNDLTQYVLAADRTNEGTASLADPFHPALLRLLQLTIEAAHRHQRRVEICGELASEPLALPLLLGLGIDELSMVPQAVPRCKQVIRRWTLQEAQQVAQQALRLPTAAEVRSYLHTCSPDEYSSF
- a CDS encoding ATP-binding protein, whose protein sequence is MRPALRRSLLTRLLTVYLLFVVVVLLGGARINMLVEQRLRSDVQASDQALAEEIARETSLQLLGAEQALQSLGRLVLASQSEAPARLEQLFQAWHDARSDVDHVYWLDPFGAVLVAWPADHTDHIITGAEFSPPTVVEQALKSDQPAFEVGIVGLSSSRLATPGVIVAQAVRTQGRLHGLVAANFSLAELSLPLANVVQAQQRQSKHLMITVIDSNGVVVAASERRRLLETALGELPGAAQALQGQSLSRTGPGPNGQDWLFSSVPVPKIGWAVVVERPASEALAVVDQFHLWLLLVALLFSLGGLLFWLLLHLRVIRPLQMLASQHQALPASTAAIPATTRQLARQHDEIGELARSLIRLERDGLRKLSELRTLLETSSAVVRSLDPRAVIEEIMYEVQRLVDVQAVAVLLPDTQGVLRVLQSSGHSERYDRQLSLAPERVSSAAVLALNSGQPVQKLLDGSQPSFAYDDGFRAVLALPIISHHVGSVVLVVHRREPRLFEEHEVQLLSTFANYATLAWEHAVLYERSDERLREVARENEGLYRRATEEKQRLAAIMESMQDGLLLLGTDGQILYANQAACAIAGLPRTALEGHAIATFYEALQATGAEAAACARALSRTEPATFLIENSEGTQARALQMRLFAVQSEGGETIGRGLLVRDVTRERELDEFKTTLLAAVGHEVRTPLAAIKGYASTLLQQDVVWPPEEQQQFLQTIMQEADRLTQLVRNLLDLSRQEAGLLQLRRIPVDPRALVRAVGERIKPGAATLAVEIPPGLPPVLVDRGRIDVVLHNLISNALLYGAHHVRVRAWPSTDEEGTLTFAVLDDGPGIAPEELPHIFERFYRSPRGRRQHAGGTGLGLAICKAFVEAHGGRIWAQSGPAGTVMCFSLPCASQSALRTLHEAVDEEEGDSSDGHRNREGQAHLAC
- a CDS encoding PTS sugar transporter subunit IIA, yielding MIGVVLVSHGSLAAGLKDAVEMIAGPQERFVAIGMPAGGSLEQLKREVETAAREVMSDGGVLILIDILGGNPASASLQLALQGTQVICGVNLPMLLEILVQREYMSLRDLTPIAIQAAKEGVINLTQRLADRG
- a CDS encoding response regulator, which codes for MATGIGKARRILLAEDELALRDFVSRNLRVRGFEVLEASTGLEALALFERERPHLLILDLMMPRLDGLEVCQRVREQSTVPIIVLTALDAERDKVAALDLGADDYLTKPFGVEELLARVRAVLRRAQWESETAIQPALGMRRFGEIEIDLARRIVRRGGEEVRLSPTEFALLEQLVTQAGKVLTHRWLLQRVWGPEYGGEVEYLRVYLNRLRQKLEPDPAHPRYFLTEPGVGYRFAPPGPDME
- a CDS encoding PTS sugar transporter subunit IIA translates to MASSEAPFQLKDLLTPATIRLHVAASDPGQVIREAGQLLLASGAIEERYIEAMQQALQTYGPYMVIVPGVALLHARPSDGVKRPCMSLLTLEPPVSFGNEDNDPVKIAIAFGAVDRQKHLEALTMLTQLLANEQALSAIQASTSAEEVMHIIAAALPAQ
- a CDS encoding MerR family transcriptional regulator — translated: MLKISDFARLGQVSMRTLRYYDEIGLLKPVQVDTLTGYRYYAVEQLTRLHRILDLKEMGFELAQIVQLLDEQVTPEQLRAVLQQRLAEVQQQILIEQERQARIEARLKQLMLDDQQSSYEVVLKRLKPQLVAASRTTAPSVALQLRFARQMLQFLRDSGVRPGEHILLLTLDANGGEGEGSIVEVAIPVEGSSLGNIVERSGGHITIRELPAVTAATLLYRGGPYGLSEVYQSLATWIEAHGYAVAGPYRHLLLQDQDEDEPEGCLTEVQLPVERKEGGTSRLFFHSGRRPAGAESLALSARATSRR
- a CDS encoding PTS sugar transporter subunit IIB gives rise to the protein MKILAVCGMGFGSSLVLRMTIEDVLKAAGLKAQVVVSDIGTARSEQADIIVTSAEFARLLADRGIPIVVIKNYVDRKEMKEKLLPLVKGS
- a CDS encoding ABC transporter substrate-binding protein, which produces MSVKRQWLRQPITVLLLVLAMLVSACGGSASGPTVSNGKIQLKIMVGGLSKQIYLPNMLTQRLGYFAQEGLAVTLIDEASGQSAEDEVLAGQVDAGSGSYNHTIELQAAGKQMECVVQLDIAPGEAEIVATREAGQIRSVNDLKGKNLGVTELGSGTQTLTTVLLHKVGIASNQVHFVPVGAGDTFIAALQQGKIDAGMTTEPTISRILASGLGKVLVDLRTPQTTQAALGGPYPFICVFMRNDYVNAHKDVVQKLVNAYVKTLRWIHSHTAEQIADMMPADYYAGNKQLYVTALQNQLAIFSPDGLMPTGGPEFVLSTEQQSNSSVQGKQIDLSTTYTNEFASKAS
- a CDS encoding HPr family phosphocarrier protein, translated to MAASTEVVVAYRDGLHARPATLLAKTAAAFSSTITIENLTQGSKPVNAKSPLTVLSIGIQRHDRLRIAADGEDEDEAIEAIARLIASNFGETEEAEQQEQVSNE